The Roseimicrobium gellanilyticum genome contains a region encoding:
- the glpX gene encoding class II fructose-bisphosphatase, producing MSDSLPPLRSPLDLERVLEFEFVRATENAALQAIHYLGRGEKEKADAAACAAIAGVFDILDIKGEVVIGEGIKDEAPGIFIGEQLGTWRDGAPRFDIALDPIDGTSNIAKGMPNSISVIAAAQIPVGAPHAMRDLPSFYSHKIAFGPAVKQLLNGSGRNLLDMPMKDTLQFIADALGKRVGELVVCTMDRPRHDTIIKQVREAGAALRMISDGDITAAVAPSMPGSGVDVYIGMGGSPEGVLAAAALKCLGGDMQLRMWFDKTRHEAHFNEVSGSLSKEELERVYQVDDLVIGESALFCATGISDSPLLPGVKITGHRAETHSVLMRARSGTVRHITATHNLDRKLIPMRPSFAKLM from the coding sequence ATGTCCGACTCCCTTCCTCCGCTCCGCAGCCCGCTCGACCTTGAGCGTGTGCTGGAGTTTGAATTTGTGCGCGCCACTGAGAACGCCGCGCTCCAGGCCATCCACTACCTCGGACGTGGTGAGAAGGAGAAAGCAGATGCCGCAGCCTGCGCTGCCATCGCAGGTGTCTTCGACATTCTCGACATCAAGGGCGAGGTCGTCATCGGTGAAGGCATCAAGGATGAGGCGCCCGGCATCTTCATCGGTGAGCAGCTTGGCACCTGGCGCGATGGAGCACCGCGGTTTGATATTGCATTGGATCCCATCGACGGCACTTCGAATATCGCAAAGGGCATGCCGAATAGCATCTCGGTGATCGCAGCCGCACAGATTCCCGTGGGTGCACCGCATGCCATGCGGGATCTGCCCAGCTTCTACAGCCACAAGATTGCCTTCGGTCCCGCCGTGAAGCAGTTGCTCAATGGCAGCGGCCGCAATCTGCTGGACATGCCCATGAAAGACACGCTGCAGTTCATTGCCGATGCCCTGGGCAAGAGGGTGGGGGAGTTGGTGGTCTGCACCATGGATCGTCCGCGTCACGACACCATCATCAAGCAAGTCCGTGAAGCCGGCGCCGCGCTGCGCATGATTTCGGACGGCGACATCACCGCTGCGGTTGCTCCTTCCATGCCCGGCTCCGGTGTGGACGTGTACATTGGCATGGGCGGCTCACCTGAAGGTGTGCTGGCCGCCGCCGCGCTGAAGTGCCTGGGTGGTGACATGCAGCTTCGCATGTGGTTCGACAAGACCCGCCACGAGGCCCACTTCAACGAAGTTTCCGGCAGTCTCTCCAAGGAGGAACTCGAGCGTGTGTACCAGGTGGATGATCTGGTGATTGGCGAGAGTGCGCTCTTCTGCGCCACCGGCATCAGCGACAGCCCGCTGCTGCCCGGCGTGAAGATCACCGGTCATCGCGCCGAGACGCACTCCGTTCTCATGCGTGCCCGCAGCGGCACGGTGCGTCACATCACAGCGACACACAACCTGGATCGGAAGCTCATCCCGATGCGCCCGAGCTTTGCGAAGCTGATGTAG
- a CDS encoding putative molybdenum carrier protein, with protein sequence MVKLESIISGGQTAADRAALDWAIKNSIPHGGWCPKGRPAIDGSLDDKYQLKETPSEEGMERIEWNVRDADATVVFTMAEKATGGSQKTLSIARKLKKPCLHLHRGMLAASEKLVTFLEKHYVRRLHIAAARESKEPGLEGWVAMTLDKAKRLIDERSAGL encoded by the coding sequence ATGGTTAAGCTCGAGAGCATCATTTCCGGTGGCCAAACAGCCGCCGATCGCGCCGCATTGGATTGGGCGATTAAAAACAGCATTCCTCACGGCGGCTGGTGCCCCAAAGGCCGCCCAGCCATTGATGGCAGCCTGGACGACAAGTATCAGCTCAAGGAGACTCCTTCAGAGGAGGGAATGGAGCGCATCGAGTGGAATGTGCGTGACGCTGACGCCACCGTCGTCTTCACCATGGCTGAGAAGGCTACTGGTGGTTCGCAGAAAACCCTCTCCATCGCCCGCAAGCTGAAGAAGCCTTGCCTGCATCTTCACCGAGGTATGCTCGCCGCTTCGGAGAAGCTCGTGACCTTCCTGGAAAAGCACTACGTGCGACGCCTCCACATCGCCGCTGCCCGTGAGTCCAAGGAGCCCGGGCTGGAAGGCTGGGTGGCCATGACCTTGGACAAGGCCAAGCGCCTCATTGACGAGCGTTCTGCCGGACTTTGA
- a CDS encoding exo-alpha-sialidase, translating to MSKRPLLSPTRHLTAFAAAVLTSALFSSASPAAEPVTVVAFGDSTTAPRGNLTVYSAILQEELRNVNVINAGIGGNTTEMARKRFEKDVLAYKPKLVVLQFGINDAAVDVWKTPPATEPRVKLERYTENLNHFVKTLKDSGAQVIVMGPNPLRWTDQLKKMYGKPPYDPGNADGFNGPLVKYNEAAAKVAQAHEIRFIDTQLAYRDKAQEEKLEIDKLLLDGMHPNDEGHRLVARLLRERILATEKAAPLGIQPGPVWKSSGETVEIGPECTDISLDAAGDKVLLGCGLTKLSDGSMMAVYSTPSSYYAKAGQTWIAARVTKDGGKTWSTEQEIARNADCQASHPSVLRTKDGTLHIFYLAFKTWKWKDLNPTPEAQSDVYTARSTDDGKTWTTPQPIFDGYSGATNGAIETKDGKIMVPYSHYVNDPGRLVSRVSISADGGKTWTLGAPIDIGGAGDHEGALEPGLLELKDGRVWMLIRTTRGQFWDSYSADGGATWTPAKAGGIEAPSAPGHMTRLSDDRIALVWNKKAKNRRELYVAVSADEGSTWSPPVAVARGKSTTYPFIIEGSPGELWIGYHDVPKGWNFPRARHLKIQAPK from the coding sequence ATGAGCAAACGTCCCCTCCTTTCGCCTACCCGCCACCTGACGGCTTTCGCCGCGGCCGTCCTCACCAGCGCACTTTTCTCAAGCGCCAGTCCTGCGGCGGAACCGGTCACGGTCGTGGCCTTTGGCGATTCCACCACCGCTCCGCGCGGCAACCTGACCGTTTACTCCGCGATTCTACAGGAGGAGCTGCGGAATGTGAACGTCATCAATGCCGGCATCGGGGGGAATACCACCGAGATGGCGCGGAAGCGGTTTGAGAAGGACGTGCTCGCTTACAAGCCGAAGCTGGTGGTTCTCCAGTTCGGCATCAACGACGCCGCGGTGGATGTGTGGAAGACACCGCCGGCGACGGAGCCACGTGTGAAGCTGGAACGTTACACGGAGAATCTGAACCACTTCGTGAAGACACTGAAGGACAGCGGTGCCCAGGTCATCGTCATGGGTCCCAATCCCCTACGCTGGACGGATCAGCTCAAGAAGATGTACGGCAAGCCGCCCTATGACCCGGGCAATGCAGACGGCTTCAATGGGCCGCTGGTGAAATACAACGAGGCTGCGGCCAAGGTGGCCCAGGCGCATGAAATACGCTTCATCGACACGCAACTCGCGTATCGTGACAAGGCGCAAGAGGAGAAACTTGAAATCGACAAGCTCCTGCTGGATGGCATGCACCCCAATGATGAGGGCCATCGCCTGGTGGCTCGCTTACTGCGCGAGCGCATCCTCGCCACGGAGAAGGCAGCGCCTCTTGGCATCCAGCCAGGCCCCGTATGGAAGTCCAGCGGAGAGACCGTGGAGATTGGCCCGGAGTGCACGGATATTTCACTCGATGCCGCTGGCGACAAGGTGCTACTGGGTTGCGGCCTCACCAAGCTCAGCGATGGCTCCATGATGGCGGTGTACTCCACGCCCTCCAGCTACTACGCGAAGGCAGGCCAGACGTGGATCGCGGCACGCGTGACGAAAGACGGGGGCAAGACCTGGTCCACTGAGCAGGAGATCGCACGGAATGCGGACTGCCAGGCCTCGCATCCCTCTGTATTGCGGACCAAGGATGGCACCCTCCACATCTTCTACCTCGCCTTCAAAACGTGGAAGTGGAAGGACCTCAATCCCACACCGGAAGCACAGAGCGATGTGTACACCGCCCGCAGTACCGATGACGGCAAGACCTGGACCACTCCCCAACCTATCTTCGATGGCTACAGCGGCGCGACGAATGGAGCGATTGAAACCAAGGATGGAAAAATCATGGTCCCCTACTCCCACTATGTGAATGACCCTGGCAGGCTGGTAAGTCGCGTGTCCATCTCGGCAGATGGCGGCAAGACTTGGACCCTCGGCGCGCCCATTGATATCGGCGGCGCTGGTGATCATGAGGGGGCGCTTGAGCCCGGCCTGCTCGAACTCAAGGACGGTCGCGTGTGGATGCTCATCCGCACCACGCGAGGTCAGTTCTGGGATTCCTATTCTGCTGATGGTGGCGCGACGTGGACGCCCGCGAAGGCAGGCGGCATCGAGGCACCTTCTGCTCCAGGTCATATGACACGCCTGAGCGATGACCGCATCGCACTTGTGTGGAACAAGAAGGCGAAGAATCGCCGCGAGCTGTATGTTGCCGTGTCTGCAGATGAAGGCAGCACGTGGTCACCGCCCGTGGCTGTCGCGCGCGGAAAAAGTACGACCTATCCTTTCATCATTGAGGGCAGCCCCGGTGAGTTGTGGATTGGTTATCATGATGTGCCCAAGGGCTGGAACTTTCCGCGGGCGCGGCATCTGAAGATTCAGGCACCGAAGTGA
- a CDS encoding ABC transporter ATP-binding protein: MIATLDLPDYRTQTPAVAERFAKLKQRPPVLSVRGLEKRFPSPQGEVTALKNINFDVHRREFMCVVGQSGCGKSTLIRMLAGLETPSGGELLVDGKPVRGPGRDRGMVFQGYTLFPWLTVKANVMFGPLMAGKAKYTAESEARQWIELVGLSKFEDAYPHQLSGGMKQRVAIARALANEPRILLMDEPFGALDAQTRAQMQSYLLQIWKNIDITILFITHDLDEAVYLSDRVLVLEARPGRVKEIIEVPVPRPRDFSQIALPEFMATKNRLQELIHPESERKEDKLPMLRLTTVGDDVE; encoded by the coding sequence ATGATTGCCACTCTGGACCTTCCGGACTACCGCACGCAGACGCCCGCGGTCGCGGAACGCTTTGCGAAGCTGAAGCAGCGCCCGCCGGTCCTCTCCGTGCGGGGGCTGGAGAAGCGTTTTCCTTCGCCGCAGGGTGAGGTCACCGCACTCAAGAACATCAACTTTGATGTGCATCGTCGCGAGTTCATGTGTGTGGTGGGTCAGTCCGGCTGTGGAAAGTCCACGCTCATCCGCATGCTCGCGGGATTGGAGACACCCAGTGGTGGCGAACTGCTCGTGGATGGCAAGCCTGTGCGTGGACCAGGACGCGATCGAGGTATGGTGTTCCAGGGGTACACGCTTTTTCCGTGGCTTACAGTGAAGGCGAATGTGATGTTCGGCCCGCTGATGGCGGGCAAGGCGAAGTACACTGCCGAGTCCGAAGCTCGCCAGTGGATCGAATTGGTGGGGCTCAGCAAGTTTGAGGATGCCTATCCGCACCAGCTTAGCGGCGGCATGAAGCAGCGCGTGGCCATTGCACGTGCCCTGGCGAACGAGCCGCGCATTCTTTTGATGGACGAACCCTTCGGCGCACTGGATGCACAGACACGTGCGCAGATGCAGAGCTATCTGCTGCAGATTTGGAAGAACATCGACATCACCATCCTCTTCATCACGCATGATCTGGATGAAGCCGTGTACCTCTCGGATCGCGTGCTCGTGCTGGAAGCTCGCCCGGGACGCGTGAAGGAAATCATCGAGGTGCCTGTGCCGCGCCCGCGTGACTTCTCGCAGATTGCGCTGCCCGAGTTCATGGCGACGAAGAATCGTCTGCAGGAGCTCATCCATCCCGAGTCTGAAAGGAAAGAAGACAAGCTGCCCATGCTGCGTCTCACCACGGTGGGTGATGATGTGGAATAG
- a CDS encoding fatty acid desaturase family protein codes for MLAAEVRQLSQVSYGRAAWAIALQWIVIAGSLALALHFRHWAVWLVAGAVIATRQTALGVLMHEAAHYHLSSRKWLNDWMGDLLCALPIYMTTVGYRYEHMRHHLHTNTPEDPTWEKTQLDRDLLVFPQGALKTFRVFLFDLLGLHIPRMMRYLRSRTYLHRLVTGDPPRLSAAEHVRWFLFHAALITLLAVTGGWIPYLLLWLVPSMTLGTVLFRIRILAEHPATKAVDEIQDTRFVEGTVLERLSIAPLNINYHLEHHLFPSVPCHHLPALHKLLVAHGIYRPGQNHFRSYLGLREGILGWLIGRGRVLPATPGPHDKDA; via the coding sequence ATGCTCGCTGCAGAGGTTCGTCAGTTGTCCCAAGTGAGCTACGGGCGCGCCGCGTGGGCCATCGCCCTCCAATGGATCGTCATCGCTGGCTCGCTTGCCCTCGCGCTGCACTTCCGTCATTGGGCGGTGTGGCTGGTGGCCGGAGCGGTCATCGCCACGCGTCAGACCGCCCTCGGGGTATTGATGCACGAAGCTGCGCACTACCATTTGTCGTCCCGCAAATGGCTCAATGACTGGATGGGAGATCTCCTGTGCGCATTGCCGATCTACATGACGACCGTTGGCTATCGGTACGAACACATGCGGCACCATCTGCACACAAACACTCCTGAGGATCCCACTTGGGAAAAAACGCAGCTGGATAGGGATCTCCTGGTGTTCCCCCAAGGGGCGCTCAAAACATTTCGAGTCTTTCTCTTCGACCTGTTGGGCCTGCACATCCCGCGTATGATGCGCTACCTCCGCTCGCGAACATATCTCCACAGGCTGGTGACGGGCGACCCGCCGCGGCTCAGCGCAGCCGAGCATGTACGGTGGTTTCTTTTTCACGCCGCGCTGATCACTCTTCTTGCCGTGACCGGCGGCTGGATTCCCTACCTGCTGCTCTGGCTGGTACCCAGCATGACCTTGGGGACGGTGCTTTTCCGCATCCGCATCCTTGCCGAACATCCCGCCACCAAGGCGGTCGATGAAATTCAAGATACTCGATTTGTCGAAGGGACCGTGTTGGAGCGCCTCAGCATCGCCCCGCTGAACATCAACTATCACCTGGAGCATCATCTCTTCCCCTCCGTGCCGTGCCATCACCTGCCGGCACTTCACAAGCTGCTGGTTGCTCATGGCATTTACAGACCGGGGCAGAATCACTTCCGCTCGTACCTCGGTCTGCGTGAAGGCATCCTGGGATGGCTCATCGGACGGGGGCGCGTTCTTCCGGCAACACCCGGGCCCCATGACAAAGACGCGTGA